In the genome of Rhineura floridana isolate rRhiFlo1 chromosome 10, rRhiFlo1.hap2, whole genome shotgun sequence, the window CTGGGCCTCAGAATCCTTCAtatagagatgtgctagaattccacccaattcagatttgtacCAAATTTTCAATTAATTCGCTTGttcttattgcttattttatcattgcagattggatttttatgtagtgattttccatggctattttcaaaaacatgtttttaaaaaaaatccacctctcattgatattaagaacaataattttattaacatttcctttcatttattgatattttctttaaacttATTTGtattaatagcaatattttttgtgagggaaagaAACCAGATCCATAAAAGAGCAGCTAGTGGTCAAAGAATGAACCGAGGCTGCcttgttaggtcgatggaatgctttcaaactagcACTGGCTAACACATCCCATCCTTCCCTGCAGATGAAGGAAGAATGTTTTTCCCCCTAGCAAATTATGATGGAAATCTCTGTGCATACAGATGTCTAGTTGTATTTTTGTAAAGCTGCATTGCCGCTGCAGAAACAGATTCTAATTAGCAACAGGGTATTACTGTAATGGCTAAAATGTAGCTAATTACTCTCAGCAGCAGTATCTGAGgaagcatgtctctgaatactagttgctgggaaatcAGAAGTgagagagtactcttgcactcatgttctgcttgtgggctttccgtaggtgtctggttggccactgagagcacAGGCTGCTGGACTTAGGTGgtcctttgctctgatccagcagggctcttcttgtgtggcCAGATGCAATCTCAAGCAGCATCTGAAGTTGACATCGCTGTGTCTAGTGCGCCTCCACTGGGGAACATGAAGCACAATATGCCCCATGTCCTGATGCCATTCTGTGCATTTTCTGGATTCCTGTTCCACATAAATTGGCTGGTGAGAGGAAACTCAGCACCAAGGCACCTGGATATATAACAGGGCCAGGGAatcattggccctccagatgttttacttCAGcttccattgtccctgaccattgagcACATTGATGGGGGCTGATGGGGAAgtggagtccgacaacatctggaggaccacaggttccccactcctgatatatAGGTTGCATTTTTTCCATAATAGACTAAGTTTGCCACTCTCTTTCCTGATCCACGCTTCTCGAGAAAAATATCACTCTCGAGGAAAATAGCTTTTGAGCACTTCTACTCACTCCACTTCCCTGCTTTTAAGCAGGTTTCTTTTCCGTTTGTACATttcattaaaatgtattatttgAAGCAATTACTGCTAGAAATCATGTGCAGTATTTCCTGTACTCATATATTAGCCTGTCTAAATTAGATTATATTGTAAGCACAGAGCAGCAATGAAAAAGGTACACCATGCCTGAGGTGGCTGGAAATTGGATCTCTCCAGTTGTCTGCTCCACTGGATCAGCCTCATCCCACCACTTGAAGCAACCACAATCAACACTCAGTTCTTTATCTAGGAGCGAGTCCTTTCAGATTTCTCAGCATCAACCCAGGTCAGCCAGGCATTGAGGACCCAGAATGAGCTTAACAGCTTCCCTTCTCCCCATTTTCTAAATAGTAAAGCTACTGGTTTCTTGTGCAGAATCTTCAAAGTCCATTGGAATCTCTTCCGTTCCTGTGCTCTGTTGCCTTCTCCAGTAGCCGTAACGCTTTGCTATTTTGACAATGTGCATTTTGAAAGAGGCTCCCATAAAAAAATACAGGATGGGGTTCAGGCAGCAGTGAAATAAGGCGATGCAGTTTGTTACCTGGAATATGACGTCAATGGTTTTGCTCACGCTGCAGTCTCTAATCAGGGGGTAGATAATGTTGATGGCTCTCCAAAGCTTGACGATGTTGTAAGGTAGTTGGGTGATGATAAAAACCAATACCACTGCTGCAAGAACTTTCAGAGGCTGACATTTTTTAACACTGGGACTCTTAATGAGAGCTTTGGCCACAGCTGAGTAGCAAAACAGCATGATTAGGAAGGGCAAGATAAAACTCAGTAACATTTCCATGATTTCAATGGTTACATTAATTGCTTTCCCTGTGCTCTCAGGAAATGCAGAAAGACATACAAATCTGCCATGGGACTCCATAACTGTGGTAAAAATGAGGTCAGGAATGCAAAGAAACATGGCAGCCGCCCAGACGAAGAACGATGTTTTGCCACATTGCTTCATGGCCTGTGGTTGACCTTGCGATTTGACTATGGTGTTGTATCTGTCAACACTGATGCAGGCCAGAAACTGCATGCTAGCACTGAAGGTCATGGTGTATATAGCAGAGGTGATCTTGCATAAGGGGATGCCAAGCACCCACCCGTGAGTGGCATTTGCAGCCCAAAAAGGAAGAGTAAACAGCAGTAGCAAGTCGGCAATTGCCAAGTTCATGAGGTATACGTTTGTCCTGGCCTTTAGTTTTTTGATAAAGGCAAAGAATGCTACCACTAGGGAATTGCCAGCGAGTCCAACGAGGAAAACAGTAGAGTAAAATGCCGGTAGAAATGACTTGCTGAAAGTTCTCACCCCTTCTTTGTGGCAAAGCATTTCATACAAAGTGTAGTCCACAGTAGCATTCagctcatcatcatcatagtagTAGTATCCTTCAGAAGAGTTTATATAGGGCTCCATGGAAGAATCTGGCAGATGGGGGAAAAAATACTGAAGTTAATTGCATGCAGTGTTGTGGCTTTTCTGGGAAATCTTGAATTGGAAAATGTTCCAGTGCAAATTAGGATAATGTTTAGTTTGCGTCAGAAAATGTACTGATGCTCTTGAGGGTGATGTAACGTAGCATGTTTATTTCACTTTTATTTAGTAAAGAAAGCTAAAAACTTtcattgggaggggggaattcatagggtcgccataagtcgtaatcgacttgaaggcacataacaacaaattgtaCTTTTATTTA includes:
- the ACKR4 gene encoding atypical chemokine receptor 4 produces the protein MEPYINSSEGYYYYDDDELNATVDYTLYEMLCHKEGVRTFSKSFLPAFYSTVFLVGLAGNSLVVAFFAFIKKLKARTNVYLMNLAIADLLLLFTLPFWAANATHGWVLGIPLCKITSAIYTMTFSASMQFLACISVDRYNTIVKSQGQPQAMKQCGKTSFFVWAAAMFLCIPDLIFTTVMESHGRFVCLSAFPESTGKAINVTIEIMEMLLSFILPFLIMLFCYSAVAKALIKSPSVKKCQPLKVLAAVVLVFIITQLPYNIVKLWRAINIIYPLIRDCSVSKTIDVIFQVTNCIALFHCCLNPILYFFMGASFKMHIVKIAKRYGYWRRQQSTGTEEIPMDFEDSAQETSSFTI